Genomic window (Ruminococcus flavefaciens AE3010):
GCGGCGGTGGTATGAAGTTTCAGCTGACAAAACAGTATTTTCGGTCAGCCATAAGCGTAAGTGGTACCTGCTCAACAAGGGCGGCGACTACCGCAAGTGGTACGGCAACCGTGAGTTCGTCATCAACTGGGAGAACGACGGCGCCGAGATAAAAAGCTTCCGCGACGAAAAGGGGAAGCTTCGCTCCCGCCCACAGGGACTTGCCTATAATTTTCGTCCGTCGGTAAGCTGGTCCCAGATAACCAGCGGCGCCCTTTCGGTACGGTATTTCGACGAAAACTTCATGTTCAACGTTGCAGGCACAAGCGCATTTCCGCAGGACGAGCGGCTGCTCACACTGCTTCTGGGGCTGTTGAACAGCAAGGCTGCCGAGGCGTTTGCGAGAGTTCTGAACCCCACCATGAACATGAACCCGGGTGATCTTGCACGCCTGCCTGTGCCTGAATTTCCCCACGATACCGAGGAATATGAGCTCCTAATAAAAGAGAATACGGACATCTGCCGTGAGGACTGGGACAGCTTCGAGACCTCATACGACTTTCGCCGACACCCACTGATTTAGTACTTGACATGACCTGCCTGATGTGCTATAATGGTGCTTATTATTACATCGGAGGTTTTGATATGAATGTGCTTGTGGTAAATTGCAGTCCCGTGAGAAACGGCGCTACTGCGGAGATAGTTCACATTGTAGCTGAGCAGCTTTCGGATAGCTTTACTGTGAAGTCTGTCTGCATTGACGACTATAATTTCAGCTTTTGCAGGGGCTGTCGAAGCTGCCATGCCACTGCAAAATGTGTTCAGCATGACGATATAGACCTTATTATGGACGAGTTTGAACGGGCAGACGTTATTGTCTGTGTTGCGCCCTCATACTGGGCGGATATCCCGGGGCAGTTCAAAGCCTTCATCGACAGGTGCACTCCATGGTGCAATACTCATGAGCCTCACGCCAGCCTGAGCAGCGGCAAGAAAGGCTACGCCATAGCTTTGCGGACAGGTCCAAGCATGGGGGAGTGTCAG
Coding sequences:
- a CDS encoding flavodoxin family protein — translated: MNVLVVNCSPVRNGATAEIVHIVAEQLSDSFTVKSVCIDDYNFSFCRGCRSCHATAKCVQHDDIDLIMDEFERADVIVCVAPSYWADIPGQFKAFIDRCTPWCNTHEPHASLSSGKKGYAIALRTGPSMGECQRIIGSIEHFYGHLEIECCGSLGLCSIEYKEALEPHMNELKDFCTKIKSPRK